From a single Sporosarcina oncorhynchi genomic region:
- a CDS encoding Rpn family recombination-promoting nuclease/putative transposase — MLTSMVAALVMERPVVYQVDQDGLWMKVIRDLFEDFLLFFAPELHAHVDFSKSPDFLQQELFQEVADEKKGRRMADQIVKVKLTDGAEQWILVHIEVQSENEEDFAARMFKYFYRIYDTHEQKIVAFAIMTSLHKNTTSQDFRYDYFGTTLHYAYTISKIITYDKDELRRSEKLFSKIVLAAKLLHETKDEAKRRYVFKRRLMRSIVRNPEYSRTSVQAVFHFIDYLLRLPIDLEKKLANTMYSVLGKEKELMQLYDKDNASPTIVSAFERERIEGKKEERRKIALNLLKNELPIEMIMNVTELSLEEIQELQN; from the coding sequence GTGTTAACTAGCATGGTAGCCGCACTTGTGATGGAACGACCTGTCGTTTACCAAGTTGATCAAGATGGATTGTGGATGAAAGTGATTCGGGATTTGTTTGAGGATTTCCTATTGTTTTTCGCGCCGGAACTGCATGCGCATGTAGACTTTTCAAAGTCGCCGGACTTTCTGCAACAGGAACTTTTTCAAGAAGTAGCCGACGAGAAAAAAGGACGCCGGATGGCCGATCAGATTGTGAAAGTGAAATTAACAGATGGTGCGGAACAATGGATTTTGGTTCATATTGAAGTCCAAAGTGAGAATGAGGAAGATTTCGCTGCACGGATGTTCAAATACTTCTATCGAATTTATGACACGCACGAACAAAAGATTGTCGCTTTTGCCATTATGACATCCCTACATAAGAACACAACGTCGCAGGATTTTCGTTACGATTATTTTGGCACGACTCTTCATTATGCGTATACTATAAGTAAGATCATTACTTACGATAAAGATGAATTGCGTCGCTCTGAAAAGCTGTTCAGTAAAATTGTGCTCGCGGCTAAACTGCTACACGAGACGAAAGATGAAGCTAAGCGGCGATATGTATTCAAGCGCCGACTCATGCGTTCCATTGTACGTAACCCGGAATATTCCAGAACATCCGTCCAAGCCGTTTTCCATTTCATCGATTATTTGCTGCGACTGCCTATAGACTTAGAGAAAAAGTTAGCCAACACGATGTATTCTGTACTCGGAAAGGAGAAGGAGCTTATGCAACTGTATGATAAGGATAATGCTTCCCCTACGATTGTTAGTGCGTTTGAGCGGGAGCGGATAGAAGGTAAAAAAGAAGAGCGTAGAAAGATTGCCCTTAACTTACTGAAAAATGAATTGCCGATTGAAATGATTATGAATGTCACGGAACTATCGCTCGAAGAAATTCAAGAGTTGCAGAATTAA
- a CDS encoding alpha/beta fold hydrolase, which translates to MTVDILKRNHVHVSGSGNQTIVFAHGFGCDQTVWKALVPAFETDYQVVVFDYVGAGRSDKSAYSKERYGSLHGYAQDVVEICDALNLKDILYVGHSVSGMIGALASIQRPDLMKKLVMIGPSPHYLNEPGYNGGFEDSDIQELLDMMETNYKEWSKYLAPLAMNTSENPEMVENFEALLYSNDPEIARQFAEATFYSDHRADAPHVLVETLILQTTADAIVPLEVAEFLRDTMPNSELVVMKKGKGHNPHISEPEETAEEIKRFIS; encoded by the coding sequence ATGACTGTAGATATACTGAAGAGGAATCACGTACACGTAAGCGGATCGGGTAATCAGACGATTGTTTTCGCACATGGATTTGGATGCGACCAGACGGTTTGGAAAGCACTCGTACCCGCATTCGAAACGGATTATCAGGTTGTCGTGTTCGATTATGTCGGTGCAGGCAGAAGTGATAAGTCGGCCTATTCCAAAGAACGCTACGGCTCTTTGCACGGCTATGCGCAAGACGTAGTGGAGATTTGCGATGCGCTCAATCTGAAGGATATTCTTTATGTCGGCCACTCTGTCAGTGGAATGATCGGTGCACTCGCTTCCATTCAACGACCTGATTTGATGAAAAAGTTAGTCATGATTGGCCCTTCTCCTCACTATTTGAACGAACCTGGTTACAATGGTGGTTTTGAAGACAGTGACATTCAAGAACTGTTGGATATGATGGAGACGAACTACAAAGAGTGGTCAAAATATTTAGCGCCACTGGCCATGAATACGAGCGAAAACCCTGAAATGGTGGAGAATTTCGAAGCGTTATTGTATTCCAATGACCCTGAAATTGCCCGCCAGTTCGCAGAAGCTACATTCTATTCGGACCACCGGGCAGATGCGCCGCATGTGCTCGTGGAAACGCTTATTTTACAAACAACTGCGGATGCCATCGTACCGCTTGAAGTCGCTGAATTTCTGCGGGATACGATGCCGAACAGCGAACTCGTTGTGATGAAAAAAGGAAAAGGCCATAATCCGCATATAAGCGAACCAGAAGAAACAGCAGAAGAAATTAAGCGATTCATTAGCTAG
- the rlmD gene encoding 23S rRNA (uracil(1939)-C(5))-methyltransferase RlmD, with amino-acid sequence MTNVRDVKLVAEIEHLDEKGNGQAVIWRESDRGNNPRKLKLTIPQTLRGETVEVFVDNPDKRRRKVMPLEILDASPDRTEAPCPHFELCGGCVWQHWTYEGQLKHKTKQVKKALKREGMDPSLVHDAIGMEDPWHYRNKMEFTFSPAGDIGMHEQGNFRKIIPLETCLIAGRNMVDGMLEVSEWVKEFELTGYDKETREGLLRHLMVRESFETGEMMLALFATATPDGELATAIANLIERITTKFPNVKSLMWLVNTDLADITQSEDTHILAGRDFIYDEMAGYRYRLWFDTFFQTNPLQAQKLVDLALEMGKPEAHERMIDLFCGVGTFSLPFAARVKELAGIEIVETSIESAKRNAVDNDLHNTTFLARDARTGLDEMKETFGFADLLLIDPPRCGAGGKVMRRIGRSKPKRIVYVSCKADTFAKDIAELVPFGYKLQTVQPVDLFPHTVHVECVALLTLEEEQIEG; translated from the coding sequence TTGACGAATGTAAGAGATGTAAAGTTGGTTGCGGAAATTGAGCATTTGGATGAGAAAGGTAATGGCCAAGCGGTTATTTGGCGTGAAAGTGATAGAGGCAATAACCCGCGAAAGCTGAAGCTGACAATCCCACAGACACTCCGTGGAGAAACAGTGGAAGTCTTCGTCGACAACCCCGATAAGCGCAGACGTAAAGTGATGCCTTTGGAAATTTTGGATGCAAGTCCCGACCGGACGGAAGCCCCTTGTCCGCATTTTGAACTGTGCGGTGGCTGTGTCTGGCAGCATTGGACGTACGAAGGTCAACTGAAGCATAAGACGAAACAAGTGAAGAAAGCATTGAAGCGCGAAGGGATGGATCCAAGCCTTGTGCATGACGCGATTGGCATGGAAGACCCGTGGCATTACCGAAATAAGATGGAATTCACATTCTCGCCTGCAGGAGATATCGGGATGCATGAACAAGGGAACTTCCGCAAAATCATTCCACTAGAAACTTGCCTAATTGCTGGCCGCAATATGGTCGATGGCATGTTGGAAGTGAGTGAATGGGTGAAGGAATTCGAGCTTACAGGCTATGACAAGGAAACACGTGAAGGATTGTTGCGCCACTTAATGGTGCGTGAATCATTCGAGACAGGTGAAATGATGCTTGCATTGTTCGCAACAGCAACGCCTGACGGGGAACTTGCAACAGCTATTGCCAACCTGATTGAACGCATTACAACGAAATTCCCGAATGTGAAAAGTTTGATGTGGCTTGTGAACACGGACTTGGCGGACATTACACAATCGGAAGACACGCATATACTCGCAGGCCGCGATTTCATTTACGATGAAATGGCCGGGTATCGCTACCGTCTCTGGTTCGATACATTCTTCCAGACGAATCCGCTACAGGCACAAAAGCTCGTCGACTTGGCACTAGAAATGGGTAAGCCGGAAGCGCATGAAAGAATGATCGACCTATTTTGTGGTGTCGGTACATTCTCCTTGCCATTCGCTGCACGTGTGAAAGAACTCGCGGGTATTGAAATTGTTGAGACGTCGATTGAATCAGCTAAACGGAATGCGGTCGATAACGATTTGCATAACACGACATTCTTAGCACGTGACGCGCGGACGGGTCTCGACGAAATGAAAGAGACATTCGGTTTCGCAGACTTACTGCTAATCGACCCGCCACGTTGCGGAGCAGGCGGCAAAGTGATGCGCCGTATCGGTCGCTCGAAGCCGAAACGGATTGTCTATGTATCCTGTAAAGCGGACACGTTCGCAAAAGATATAGCAGAATTAGTACCGTTCGGCTACAAACTCCAAACCGTCCAACCCGTCGATCTATTCCCGCACACGGTGCATGTGGAATGTGTTGCGTTGCTGACATTGGAAGAAGAACAAATCGAAGGGTAA
- a CDS encoding GGDEF domain-containing protein, with the protein MDEQLDRAPCGFFVLNKDFEIIEMNQTLKNILQTDNTPIHFQELLTLPSRVYFQTYFLPAISVYKQVREMYLNFKLDKQSLPVLVNVNEHNGLYEGIIVKIKTRDEYETQMLAAKKNAERIQQETDLANEKLMALLKDVECKQRELEELNSDLQTLAARDELTGLCNRRVFRKDFAHAIMHAEKENGPAFSLAILDIDHFKKVNDQYGHAVGDEVLIELAQKMESIIPKPHLISRIGGEEFAIIFYEENADKAVGLAEELRQFVAQSKWESVAITISVGITRFRKGDSANSLFTRADDALYESKGNGRNRITSL; encoded by the coding sequence ATGGATGAACAATTGGATCGTGCCCCATGTGGCTTCTTTGTCCTGAATAAAGACTTTGAAATCATCGAAATGAATCAGACGTTAAAAAATATCTTGCAAACGGACAATACACCCATACATTTCCAGGAACTACTGACGCTGCCGTCCCGGGTTTATTTCCAGACGTATTTCCTGCCTGCGATTTCCGTCTACAAACAAGTTCGGGAAATGTATCTGAATTTCAAATTAGACAAGCAATCGCTGCCTGTTCTCGTCAATGTCAATGAACACAACGGTTTGTATGAAGGGATTATTGTCAAAATCAAAACTCGGGATGAGTATGAGACACAAATGCTCGCGGCGAAGAAAAATGCTGAACGGATTCAACAAGAGACAGATTTAGCAAATGAAAAACTCATGGCACTGTTAAAAGATGTAGAATGCAAGCAGCGGGAACTAGAAGAGCTGAACAGTGATTTACAAACACTAGCAGCACGCGACGAGTTGACAGGCTTATGTAACCGTCGTGTATTCCGAAAAGATTTTGCCCATGCCATAATGCATGCTGAGAAAGAAAATGGTCCGGCTTTTTCTTTGGCCATTCTGGATATTGACCACTTCAAAAAAGTGAATGACCAATATGGACATGCAGTTGGAGATGAAGTACTGATAGAGCTTGCACAGAAGATGGAATCGATTATTCCAAAACCTCATTTGATTTCTCGTATTGGCGGCGAAGAATTCGCCATTATTTTCTATGAAGAGAACGCTGACAAAGCGGTCGGTCTGGCTGAGGAATTGCGTCAGTTTGTTGCACAGTCAAAATGGGAAAGCGTTGCGATTACGATTTCCGTCGGTATCACCCGATTCCGTAAAGGCGACAGTGCGAATAGCCTGTTTACCCGAGCGGATGATGCACTGTACGAATCAAAAGGCAATGGACGAAACCGCATCACGAGCCTATAA
- a CDS encoding helix-turn-helix transcriptional regulator: MNDDWVIQRVVEWIEENLQRDIQLSDVAEFAGYSKYHFHRIFQSALTMSVDQYIRSRRLATAAVLLIHSDTRIMDIAIHAFFNSQEAFSRAFKKSYRLAPGEYRKTMRSIIHKQEEEVMLQEIKGWFLSGSHPHLYKMGIDRQIVHTGNTSGFLHSQFVTETDEFATMMQQFKADKFLGKRVKLSCFIKCEDVDQFVGAWMRVDDQLGDTLQFDNMSNRPISGTVDWNYYSIVLDVTERSKTISFGVLLQGRGKLWVNHFQFEEVPDTVPTTNLEVMPELLDEPVNLSFDEIGLLE, translated from the coding sequence GAGATATTCAGCTTTCGGATGTAGCGGAATTTGCGGGTTATTCAAAATACCATTTCCATCGAATATTTCAATCTGCTTTGACTATGAGCGTAGACCAATACATTCGTTCGAGGCGACTTGCCACTGCGGCAGTATTATTAATTCACTCGGATACACGAATTATGGATATTGCGATTCATGCTTTCTTCAACTCCCAAGAAGCGTTCAGTCGCGCTTTTAAGAAGTCCTATCGACTTGCACCTGGTGAATATCGCAAAACGATGAGAAGTATTATTCATAAACAAGAGGAGGAAGTTATGTTGCAAGAAATCAAGGGTTGGTTTTTAAGCGGAAGTCATCCGCACTTGTACAAGATGGGCATCGATCGGCAAATCGTCCATACAGGCAATACATCAGGATTCCTTCACTCTCAATTTGTCACTGAAACTGATGAGTTTGCGACGATGATGCAGCAGTTTAAGGCGGATAAATTCTTAGGCAAGCGTGTAAAGCTGTCATGTTTCATTAAATGTGAAGATGTCGATCAATTTGTCGGTGCATGGATGCGCGTTGATGATCAGTTAGGTGATACGTTGCAGTTTGATAATATGAGCAACCGGCCAATTAGCGGAACAGTAGACTGGAATTACTATTCAATCGTGCTTGACGTTACTGAACGTAGTAAAACAATTTCCTTTGGCGTGCTTTTACAAGGGCGCGGTAAGTTATGGGTAAATCATTTCCAATTTGAAGAAGTCCCTGATACAGTTCCGACAACCAACTTGGAAGTGATGCCTGAGTTATTGGACGAACCCGTAAATTTGTCTTTCGATGAGATAGGTTTGTTGGAATAG
- a CDS encoding dihydrolipoyl dehydrogenase family protein has product MEKQYDVIVLGTGSAGSIAAKKCKAAGWTVAIIDDRPFGGTCSQRGCDPKKVLVSAGELIDWNERMDGLGIDGEPTINWSDLMALKRTFTASIPDDTEEKYKELGIDSFHGRAYFESEKDIRVGENRLTGKHILIATGARPMEMGMEGEAYLATSDEFMELEELPKRIVFVGGGFISFEFAHLAARAGAEVHILHRSKNPLKQFDQDLVKFLLKRSEEIGIQVHLDVDVKSIQKNGETFTVTGEKNSVEQQWKTDYVVHGAGRAPSLDINLEAGNVERDKKGVSVNEYMQSISNPHVYAAGDVASTKGPPLTPVASAESYVVAQNLIHGNTQKIDHPVVPSVVFTVPKLASVGMSEQEAKESGLDIEVKFEEVTDWFTYRHTNEAYAAYKVIIDKKNNLIIGAHFLSGEADELVNNFAIAIRFKLPISELKQMNFAYPTVASDMAYMI; this is encoded by the coding sequence ATGGAGAAACAATATGATGTAATCGTGCTCGGTACAGGATCTGCAGGGTCGATTGCAGCCAAGAAATGCAAGGCGGCCGGGTGGACGGTGGCGATTATCGATGACCGACCGTTTGGCGGCACATGTTCGCAACGAGGGTGTGATCCGAAGAAAGTGCTCGTTAGTGCAGGGGAGCTAATCGATTGGAATGAACGGATGGATGGCCTTGGCATTGATGGTGAACCGACCATCAACTGGTCCGATCTAATGGCGCTCAAACGTACATTCACCGCGTCCATCCCTGACGATACGGAAGAGAAGTATAAGGAACTGGGCATCGACAGTTTCCATGGTCGGGCTTATTTTGAAAGTGAAAAGGACATTCGCGTTGGCGAAAATCGGTTAACGGGTAAGCATATTCTCATAGCGACCGGCGCAAGACCGATGGAGATGGGGATGGAAGGGGAAGCCTATTTGGCGACGAGTGATGAGTTCATGGAGCTCGAGGAACTGCCGAAACGAATCGTCTTCGTTGGTGGAGGCTTCATTTCATTCGAATTTGCCCATCTTGCAGCACGTGCAGGAGCTGAAGTACACATTCTCCATAGAAGCAAGAATCCACTGAAACAGTTCGATCAGGACCTTGTGAAGTTTCTGTTGAAACGGTCGGAAGAAATAGGGATTCAAGTCCATTTAGATGTTGATGTGAAGAGCATTCAGAAGAACGGGGAAACGTTTACCGTTACTGGCGAGAAAAACAGCGTTGAACAACAATGGAAGACAGACTATGTCGTGCATGGGGCGGGGCGCGCACCGTCACTAGATATAAACCTGGAAGCAGGGAATGTCGAGCGCGATAAGAAAGGTGTCTCTGTCAATGAATACATGCAAAGCATTAGCAATCCGCATGTCTATGCAGCAGGGGACGTTGCGTCTACAAAAGGTCCACCACTCACACCGGTTGCATCGGCGGAATCGTATGTCGTTGCGCAAAATCTTATACATGGCAATACACAAAAAATCGACCATCCTGTCGTCCCGTCCGTCGTCTTTACGGTTCCGAAACTCGCCTCCGTTGGTATGAGCGAGCAAGAAGCGAAGGAGTCAGGACTGGATATTGAAGTGAAATTTGAAGAAGTGACGGACTGGTTTACGTATCGGCATACGAATGAAGCCTATGCTGCATACAAAGTCATCATTGATAAGAAAAACAATCTCATTATCGGTGCCCATTTCCTAAGTGGAGAAGCGGACGAACTCGTTAATAATTTCGCAATAGCAATCCGTTTCAAACTACCGATTTCGGAATTGAAGCAGATGAACTTCGCGTATCCGACAGTTGCCTCGGATATGGCATATATGATTTGA
- a CDS encoding glutathione peroxidase, whose translation MTSVYDFEVKKPNGEILSLKEYEGKPLVIVNTASKCGFAPQFGGLQSLYDEYKEDGLVVLGFPCDQFNNQEFDNIDETTEFCQMNYGVTFPMMAKVDVNGDAADPLFDHLTSEQKGMLSKKVKWNFTKFLVDRNGKVVERYAPQTAPEKLAEDVKKLL comes from the coding sequence ATGACATCTGTCTATGATTTTGAAGTGAAAAAACCGAACGGCGAAATACTGTCGTTGAAAGAGTACGAAGGGAAGCCGCTCGTCATTGTTAACACAGCAAGCAAATGCGGTTTCGCGCCACAGTTTGGTGGACTGCAATCGTTATATGACGAATACAAAGAGGACGGACTTGTCGTTCTTGGTTTTCCATGCGACCAGTTCAATAACCAGGAATTCGATAATATTGATGAAACAACTGAATTTTGCCAAATGAATTACGGCGTCACATTCCCGATGATGGCGAAAGTCGACGTCAATGGCGATGCGGCAGATCCGTTATTCGACCATCTGACGTCCGAGCAAAAAGGGATGCTATCAAAGAAGGTTAAGTGGAACTTCACGAAGTTTCTTGTCGATCGCAATGGAAAAGTTGTAGAGCGCTATGCACCTCAGACGGCTCCTGAAAAACTAGCAGAAGATGTGAAAAAGCTGTTATGA
- a CDS encoding DUF3139 domain-containing protein, which translates to MKHKKKILIICTILLILVLVPISFVYVLNNGNPITHYIADKKVPLHLEENGYTTNDLKESTYIEPKHTINRKFFHGHYKVVFEDEPTVTYYYGVTKLGNAVQQFCEKDQRSFAGVTDTVTDDLRHSEKECASYQ; encoded by the coding sequence GTGAAACATAAAAAGAAAATCCTAATCATATGTACAATCTTGCTGATCCTTGTCCTCGTTCCGATAAGCTTTGTATACGTTTTGAACAATGGGAATCCGATCACTCATTATATAGCGGATAAAAAGGTACCGCTTCATTTAGAGGAGAACGGGTATACAACTAATGATCTAAAGGAATCTACTTATATTGAACCAAAACATACGATCAACCGAAAATTCTTCCATGGTCATTACAAGGTAGTGTTTGAAGATGAACCAACAGTGACGTACTACTATGGCGTCACAAAATTAGGGAATGCCGTTCAACAGTTTTGCGAGAAAGATCAACGCTCATTTGCGGGTGTGACGGATACTGTTACGGATGATCTGAGACATAGCGAGAAGGAATGCGCCAGTTATCAGTAA
- a CDS encoding MarR family winged helix-turn-helix transcriptional regulator, with protein sequence MMKDFLTLDKQLCFAVYETAGEFTKLYTSVLKPFGLTYPQYLVLLALWERDGVTMKELGEQLSLGTGTLTPMISRMQENGWLRKERSTEDERKVFVTLQEKAYQQQHNITQRIAEEIQLCQISLAEYDELMERLHGLRGKLVERANASGV encoded by the coding sequence ATGATGAAAGACTTTCTGACGCTCGATAAACAGCTCTGCTTCGCTGTTTACGAAACGGCAGGCGAATTCACGAAGCTTTACACAAGTGTTTTAAAACCATTCGGTCTGACCTATCCACAATACTTGGTACTACTCGCATTATGGGAACGTGACGGCGTAACGATGAAAGAACTGGGGGAGCAACTCAGTCTTGGCACAGGCACACTCACACCGATGATTTCCCGCATGCAAGAAAATGGCTGGCTGCGTAAAGAACGTTCAACGGAAGACGAACGAAAAGTATTTGTGACGCTTCAAGAGAAAGCCTATCAACAACAACACAACATCACACAACGCATTGCCGAAGAGATTCAGCTATGTCAAATCAGTTTGGCGGAATATGATGAGCTAATGGAGAGATTGCACGGGCTTCGCGGGAAACTGGTAGAGCGGGCAAATGCTTCAGGCGTGTGA
- a CDS encoding ATPase: MPFTTGPIENVGNLPTNATAVRIKVLNRTGGMLTGVARVYRLNGTRQLISSTNFSAAANASTVRTLGLGANTLQYEVEIVPNQNGGIYSVYGLTSSGVLLVAQRVLNSELTQIL; this comes from the coding sequence ATGCCATTTACAACTGGACCGATTGAAAATGTAGGCAATTTGCCGACGAATGCAACGGCTGTACGGATTAAAGTCCTTAACCGCACAGGTGGGATGCTGACCGGCGTGGCGAGAGTTTACAGATTAAATGGGACAAGACAGCTCATTTCTTCTACAAATTTCAGTGCTGCAGCGAATGCATCTACGGTTAGAACGCTTGGATTAGGTGCAAACACATTGCAATATGAAGTTGAAATTGTCCCCAATCAAAACGGCGGAATCTATTCCGTTTACGGGCTAACTTCTTCAGGCGTCCTTCTAGTCGCCCAGCGAGTCCTCAATTCCGAATTGACGCAGATTTTGTAA
- a CDS encoding helix-turn-helix transcriptional regulator codes for MNRELLIQMVSKQLKMIRAEQGYSQDKMADVLGISKKTLVQIEKDRIQASWTVVLAACAVFRDSDTLQAVLGNEPLEMITLILNDHIKPTGAPTMGGRIWWRDLQKEGHFKLQQNVVSKHYRILNEADRRIFSTFDEEDVMKEWVYLQGTAHEENEL; via the coding sequence ATGAATCGAGAACTACTCATTCAAATGGTTTCCAAACAACTAAAGATGATTCGAGCTGAGCAGGGCTATTCACAAGATAAAATGGCTGATGTGTTAGGCATTTCTAAAAAGACATTAGTTCAAATCGAAAAAGATCGCATACAGGCAAGTTGGACAGTCGTATTAGCAGCGTGTGCTGTTTTTCGTGACAGCGATACATTGCAAGCAGTACTTGGCAATGAACCACTTGAAATGATAACGCTTATTTTAAATGACCATATCAAACCAACCGGAGCCCCGACAATGGGCGGACGGATATGGTGGCGGGACTTACAGAAAGAAGGTCATTTTAAATTACAACAAAACGTCGTCAGCAAGCATTACCGGATTTTAAATGAAGCGGACAGACGCATTTTCAGTACATTTGATGAAGAAGACGTCATGAAAGAGTGGGTGTATTTACAAGGCACTGCGCATGAGGAGAATGAGTTATGA
- a CDS encoding organic hydroperoxide resistance protein, whose product MKPLYETTIINTGGRDGSVYSPDNIFNLDVAKPAALGGQVTTASNPEQLFAAGYSACFNSALEIQLDKGKVAYTSSEVIATVALYPDKEDGGVKIGVKLQVTIEGVDQEVAEEYVHKAHSYCPYSKAINGNVDVEITAK is encoded by the coding sequence ATGAAACCACTTTATGAAACGACGATCATTAACACAGGCGGACGCGATGGATCAGTTTATTCACCGGACAATATCTTCAACTTGGACGTGGCAAAACCTGCAGCACTCGGCGGTCAAGTGACGACGGCATCGAACCCGGAGCAATTATTTGCGGCAGGGTATAGCGCATGTTTTAACAGTGCATTGGAAATTCAATTAGACAAAGGTAAAGTAGCATATACAAGTAGTGAAGTAATTGCAACGGTGGCTCTTTATCCAGATAAAGAAGATGGTGGTGTGAAAATCGGCGTTAAACTTCAAGTAACCATTGAAGGTGTCGATCAAGAAGTCGCAGAAGAATATGTGCACAAAGCGCATAGCTACTGCCCATACTCGAAGGCGATAAACGGCAATGTCGATGTAGAAATTACAGCGAAATAA